GCGTAGCCGGAATGCGTGCACGCCGGGAAGAACGCCAGGTCCAGCGTGGACGGAGTCATCGTGAACCCGCTCTGCCCGGCGGCGAAGCTCGCCGACTCGCGCTCCACGATCCGGTAACCCTGGTGGAAGTCGGGCACCCCGGCGAACTGGTCCGGGCCCCGGCCGGGGCCGATGGCGTACCCGGCGATGCCCGCCAGCACCACCGCGCAGGCCGCGGCGACCGACGCGAGCTTGGCCCGGCGCTGCTGCGCCACCCGCTCCCGCACCGCCACCAGCCGCTCGTTGCCCGCCGGGGCGTCCTCGCCCGGCAGCGGCAGCGCCTGCAGATCCGGGTCGACCCGCAGCCGGGCCAGACCCTTGGCCGCGTAGCTCTTCACCGAGCCGGGGGAGATGCCCAGCGCCTGCGCGATCTCGGCCTCGGTCAGGTCCTCGAAGTAGCGCAGCACCAGCACCACCCGCTGCTGCCGGGACAGCCGCCCCAGCGCCCGCCACACCTCGTCGCGTTCGTCCACTGCCGACTGCGGGGCGGCCATCGGCTGCTCGGGCAGCACGTCGGTGGGGCGCTCGCCGTTCCAGCGCCGCCGCCACCAGGAGCGGTACGTGTTGACCAGCACCTGCCGCACGTACGGCTCCGGGTCGCCGTGGATGCGCCGCCACGCCGACCACGACTTCACCAGCGCGGTCTGCAGCAGGTCCTCGGCCAGGGCGTGGTCGCCGGTGAGCAGGTACGCGATGCGCAGCAGGTGCCGCGATCGCGCCATGACGAACTCGTCGAACTCCGCCGTGCCGGCCATGCCTCGCGCGCCCTCCCCATCGGTGCCGTTCAGCAACAGCTACTCGCTGGGGTACAGCATCGGTTGTGGCCCGTCGCGGTGAAATCGGCGGGACCTACTCCTTCGAGGGGTAGAAGGCCACGAACCAGTCGCCGGTCATCCGCTCGGCCTCCACCGAGATCGTGACCAGCGACCCCGGGACCGGGTCCCAGCGGCCGCCGCTGATGCGGTTCCGCCCGGCCTGCAGGGACGCGGAGATGGGTGCGGTTCCCCAGGGCGGGGTGACGCTGCCGTCGTTGCTTTGAACGGTCCACGGCAGGGTGCCGAAGTCGAGCGTGTGTATCGCCACGCCGTCCACGGAGATCCGCAGCCGTCCGGGCGTCTGCGACCGGGCATGCAGGATCAGCGACCCGCGCCAGACCACGGTGACGCTGGGCGGACCACCGGCGTCGATCCTGGTGATCTTCGCGGGATCGACGGACTTCAGCACGCGATTGAGCGGAGTCGGCTGCGTAGACGGAGTGACCAGTGGAAACTCCTCGAATGAGATCAGTTCGCCGATCGACACGGCCACCGTGCCAACCGGCAGCGGCTCTTCCGTCTGCAACTTCAGGCTCACCTCGGCCGGCTTGCCGGGGACAAGGCCCAGCCGCGCCGGGTCCAGTACGCCGAAAAAGCTCTTCAAGGCGATCGGCTCGTCCACGCACGCGCCCGACCACGCCTCCCGGCCGTTGACCCGGGCGTACACCGCGACGTTCAGCGACCCGGGAAAGCGGCAGGTCACGAACAGCGCCTCCGGCCGCTCACCCGGCGTCCAGACCAGTGCCCGGTCCAGACCTTCGGCGTAGCCGTACTGCGCAGACGGCCCCAGCCGGTAGTAGTCGACGTCGAACGGCATGGTGCTGGTCTGCGCATACGTCGGAAGCTGGAGCCGGAACGCGGGCTCCGGCAGGGTCTTCGCGCGCACCTGCGGCAGCAGGGCATACGCGGCGACCAGCGCGATCGCGGCCAGGCAGGCGGCAGCGACGGTGATCGCCGTGCGCCGCCGGCGCCGCCGCTCGATGCGCCCGCGCACCGCGACCAGGCGCTCGTTGCCGACGGGCGCCTCATCGCCGGACGGCAGGGGCAGCGCTTGCAGGCTGGGGTCCAGCCGCAGCTTCGCCAGTCCTTTGGACGCGTGGGTCTTCACCGATCCGGCGGATATGTCGAGCGTCCGCGCGATGTCGGCCTCGCTGAGGTCCTCGAAGTAGCGCAGCACCAGCACGAGGCGCTGCTGCCGGGGGAGCCGGGACAGCGCCCGCCAGACCCGGTCGCGCTCGTCGACGTCCGCCTGCGGCACGGGTCCGGCCTGCTCGGGCAGGATCTCGGTCGGCCGCTCGCCGGTCCAGCGCCGCCGCCACCAGGACTTGAACGTGTTGGCCAGCACCCTGAGCACGTACGGCTCCGGGTCGCCGTCGATGCGCCGCCAGGCCGACCAGCACTTCACCAGGGTCGTCTGCAGCAGGTCCTCGGCCAGGGCGTGGTCCCCCGTGAGCAGGTACGCGACGCGCAGCAGATGCCGCGCGCGCGTCGTGACGAACTCGTCGAACGTGGCCGCCTCGGCCATTGCCGTACCTCCGGGTCTCGCTGGTCCACAGCAGTTACGCACCGGAAGCTGTCCGAGGTTGAACCGTGCGGGTGCGAATCTCGGGATGCGCGAGGATAGCGGGGTGGAGATGTGGAACAACCCGTCGTGCTCGAAGTGCGCCGCGGCGCGGGAGACGTTCGAGCTGGCCGCGGTGCCGGTGACGCTGCGCCCGTACCTGACCGCGCCGCCGACCGCAGCCGAGCTGGCGGACGTGCTGGGACGGCTGGGCGCGCAGCCGTGGGAGATCTGCCGCCTGGGCGAGCCGGTCGCCGCCGAGCTGGGCCTGGACAGCTGGCCTCGCGACGAGGCGTCGCGCGAGCGCTGGATCGCCGCGATGGCGGCCCACCCCGAGCTGATCCAGCGGCCGATCCTGCTGCTCGACGACGGCACCGCCGTGGTCGGCCGCACGCCGGAGGCGCTCAGCCAGGCACTCTCGGCCGCCCGGCCTGCGGAGCAGCCTCCGCCGCGGTGACTCGTCCGGCGCACGCCGCGGCTCCCTGGGCGTTGCCTGTCGTGAAGATCGCGGTCTCGTGTCAGAACCTGCGGTCTGGCTGCACTTTGTGACACGAGATGGCGATCTTCACGGGTGGACAGCACCCCGCCCCTGAAACAGGCGCGGGATCAGGTCAGGGCAGGAGGGCGTTCACGTCGCCGTATGCCAGGCCGCCCTCGACGGCGGTGTAGGTGCCCTTGGCCTGCAGCTCCTCGGCCGCGCGGCGGACCACCGCGTAGGCCGCCTCGGCGACCGACGAGCCTAGGCTGACCCGGGCCACGCCCAGCTCGGCCAGCTCGGCGACGGTGGGGGAGCCCGGCCCGACCAGGATGTTCAGCGGCGCCCCGACCGCCGCCACCAGCTCGGTGATCACCGCCGGGTCGGCCGTGCCCGGCACGAACACGCCGTCCGCGCCCGCGTCGACATAGGCCCGCGCACGGGCGAGCGCGTCGGCGACCGTGCCGCCGTGGAA
The Catellatospora sp. IY07-71 DNA segment above includes these coding regions:
- a CDS encoding SigE family RNA polymerase sigma factor, whose product is MAGTAEFDEFVMARSRHLLRIAYLLTGDHALAEDLLQTALVKSWSAWRRIHGDPEPYVRQVLVNTYRSWWRRRWNGERPTDVLPEQPMAAPQSAVDERDEVWRALGRLSRQQRVVLVLRYFEDLTEAEIAQALGISPGSVKSYAAKGLARLRVDPDLQALPLPGEDAPAGNERLVAVRERVAQQRRAKLASVAAACAVVLAGIAGYAIGPGRGPDQFAGVPDFHQGYRIVERESASFAAGQSGFTMTPSTLDLAFFPACTHSGYALPLIINVWINGRSLGTAECDTRGLSFDARLQPAPDTLRDAGVEIGKPMAVTYSLDVGYVYGGSQSASSPTPGPAPADGVLAVLVGEAVPFGEVPLPERPATLAPLSRPAAALPGSVLITADGPRTGTYDWQRGGVRIMAAAQTPGVLRVLINGVPVDVKTWWDYEQAVWQSVFEPASDDAQRRGLSLSYPDELTISVEAEHMTGDWFVAVMPAN
- a CDS encoding SigE family RNA polymerase sigma factor, with the protein product MAEAATFDEFVTTRARHLLRVAYLLTGDHALAEDLLQTTLVKCWSAWRRIDGDPEPYVLRVLANTFKSWWRRRWTGERPTEILPEQAGPVPQADVDERDRVWRALSRLPRQQRLVLVLRYFEDLSEADIARTLDISAGSVKTHASKGLAKLRLDPSLQALPLPSGDEAPVGNERLVAVRGRIERRRRRRTAITVAAACLAAIALVAAYALLPQVRAKTLPEPAFRLQLPTYAQTSTMPFDVDYYRLGPSAQYGYAEGLDRALVWTPGERPEALFVTCRFPGSLNVAVYARVNGREAWSGACVDEPIALKSFFGVLDPARLGLVPGKPAEVSLKLQTEEPLPVGTVAVSIGELISFEEFPLVTPSTQPTPLNRVLKSVDPAKITRIDAGGPPSVTVVWRGSLILHARSQTPGRLRISVDGVAIHTLDFGTLPWTVQSNDGSVTPPWGTAPISASLQAGRNRISGGRWDPVPGSLVTISVEAERMTGDWFVAFYPSKE
- a CDS encoding ArsC/Spx/MgsR family protein; this translates as MREDSGVEMWNNPSCSKCAAARETFELAAVPVTLRPYLTAPPTAAELADVLGRLGAQPWEICRLGEPVAAELGLDSWPRDEASRERWIAAMAAHPELIQRPILLLDDGTAVVGRTPEALSQALSAARPAEQPPPR